From the genome of Lutzomyia longipalpis isolate SR_M1_2022 chromosome 2, ASM2433408v1, one region includes:
- the LOC129788382 gene encoding protein outspread isoform X1 — protein MSRSDCRKFSANIFNVSKCSHCFRQREEHSLAALECNRSTRKVTKCGYLFVAPDWDFINNPLYRTKRWQRRWFVLYDDGDLTYSVDEHPETIPQAVIDMSSVVEVTWAEEITGHLFSLAIRCPDKVTFVKGTCSEESNWWFNVLAAFPKIKVRTKRSTKLSSGGMYGNQDKARFSLPDVENQRSEEKVPSLGSKSIEEYFNKSTSRPTSLPISSNAPAIVSAIVKGTGKGVDLLDKASSPLITRRTSNHERGDPDGCNLDSETTANFMSESLIHDKKGWLMKLDSKTREWTKHWFTLRGAALFFYRDPNAEAKGVLDGVIDVNSLTEVIPVSVSRNYAFQLTTWEKNQITLSAMADSVRNDWIKLLKTVAGITTKTTEKPPGRTAYELIENTSLEKNILLTNKSDDLKSEIEKDLMKTQQRYKEKNRIFAINKNIIQTFKNQGGSLKATTGTPSKINYSSDEEYGTASEGRHPDSFGFVSPMSPSSPVIETKERTNSRSSSRAGRFNKRSLSSPPSSRRSTMESIRFDDAIISSSVDDDMEISSILRSRLATVEKDLWMMREEAEERETRMTELLRTLDKTESELSTRIKEAEDARDSLADELQEKTKQADALFEQQKGEIENYKQMISVLEDRLNRGIDENEILYKKLQDIENSGSSSLCSLNRYKMKRVDSLSDLTNLNDIDPYAVERDTLADEYREVKHRFEKAVNEIRLMKKELKESQNQFDSLEISYATLRNDIEQIKKDKHSQLTMMAARIQDLTFKYLSADRQNRVLKQKIAKTEKRRSLSLKGKDAFSIPKEFEEKLTELEQKIDKIEASSETSVAPGGEHKGRIKMRRKSLDDDVNSAKPVEQIVRLNSLERRVNNFRTNPKDTSVARNNRKMSEHSVDRLRWLEEVIVLALSHVEQSLKVLQQEQSPPMFGIEKSLQDAVDVLRSACESCLGESNVAAEGERVKKIVEDMEVELREKLTQLLHQRQHLRACSQLTHEENMKLLAERVAYESVLFGKLHNAISGAESPASSGCSNEQHLIYAEVMETVRLMVALRKKLNGEAEEVVAMTNLGECCTDVLTNILTKRLLLTGMRCSDNGECSVRITLPEGVIDDLRHQREALQSLLGDFKGQAMEKLAIGLALETLDSISSNNAINEASQEAWQHAQMIVNGELIRAEISQVFRNCMNQYCVRKPTKSVLITLTETKCFEHFADTVGIFLRNEVDTTLAELMVKHEEALERIQKGEIERKSLSPNGRNLLIKLADICAHRAIIDARISVLSGEYTEPPVDDMIPTRDTTACPPKVIDIAKCEELFCQMANDLMNFNAIDLSMEADWKFFGRHVRKYEDHPAKNASTMTVGADVKNVSTESDLQPCEECAGTREKLQNLGKQHEDSINDICQSYSYTVEVLKQKLEDEQKLNENFRCENMKIINQLKELTNKRDARKTELMEMTEKLNDISHTYRAKKIDCPPESDVVDSRSPQEEYESEKSHLFQLEKHLKGTSVTDTDGSVIVAEKQEEDSLRKRYQSEIEQLRALCEKGLVAMESSHRRIISELEKKHQQELQQMLCEKEQALAEETQATLAALDAMRKAHQSEVQREIARFKQDFMKQFQKGGYNTMAMEHKEKEQELEEVRQEILSLSEKFSMKCVETASLEEKIQHLTRQLFASQQQVQQLKSRDCKMESHLLSMKDERKLEESKNHEGESAVPNYAKQTGVNENTVMQKAKETHPRLKKLNEGIKLTPVIGHGSSATLIPLERMKTKVISTSNLSLRLSRNLRDLSSKYKGEVDDSRKAASMKDAGTVGNPLCSPPPLNERDAEQHVVRRFELEI, from the exons AGGTGGCAGCGTAGATGGTTTGTGTTGTACGACGATGGGGACTTAACATATTCCGTCGATGAACAT CCGGAAACAATTCCGCAGGCGGTCATTGATATGTCATCAGTTGTGGAGGTAACGTGGGCGGAGGAAATTACAGGGCATCTCTTCTCATTGGCCATAAGGTGTCCTGATAAGGTGACCTTTGTGAAGGGAACGTGCTCCGAAGAGTCAAATTGGTGGTTCAATGTCTTGGCGGCATTCCCAAAGATTAAAGTACGCACCAAGAGGAGCACAAAATTATCTAGCGGTGGAATGTATGGCAATCAAGATAAGG CTCGTTTTTCACTGCCCGATGTGGAGAATCAGCGTAGTGAGGAGAAAGTGCCTAGCTTAGGGAGTAAGAGTATTGAGGAGTATTTCAATAAATCCACAAGCCGTCCAACATCCCTTCCCATTTCGTCCAATGCCCCCGCAATTGTGTCGGCAATTGTCAAGGGAACTGGGAAGGGTGTAGATCTACTCGATAAAGCATCCAGTCCTCTTATTACGCGTCGTACGTCAAATCATGAGCGTGGGGATCCGGATGGGTGTAATTTGGATTCGGAAACAACGGCAAATTTCATGTCAGAGAGTCTCATACACGACAAAAAGGGGTGGCTCATGAAGTTGGATAGTAAGACGCGTGAATGGACTAAGCATTGGTTCACCCTACGTGGGGCAGCATTGTTCTTCTATCGTGACCCAAATGCCGAGGCTAAAGGTGTTCTCGATGGGGTAATTGATGTGAATAGCTTGACGGAAGTCATCCCTGTTTCTGTGTCCAGGAATTATGCCTTCCAACTCACAACTTGGGAGAAGAATCAGATAACTCTGTCAGCAATGGCGGATAGTGTGAGGAATGATTGgataaaattactaaaaaccGTAGCTGGGATTACAACAAAGACGACTGAGAAGCCCCCCGGTAGGACTGCGTATGAATTGATTGAGAATACAAGTCTGGAGAAGAATATTCTGCTGACGAATAAGAGTGATGATCTCAAGAGTGAAATTGAGAAGGATCTCATGAAGACACAGCAACGTTATAAGGAAAAGAATCGAATTTTTGCCATTAATAAGAATATCATTCAAACGTTTAAGAATCAAGGGGGATCACTTAAAGCAACAACGGGAACACCGTCGAAGATTAACTATTCATCTGATGAGGAATACGGAACAGCATCTGAGGGTCGGCATCCGGATAGTTTTGGCTTTGTGTCACCCATGTCACCGTCATCGCCGGTGATTGAAACCAAAGAGCGCACAAATTCACGATCGAGTTCACGAGCGGGACGTTTTAATAAGCGTAGCCTATCGTCACCACCAAGTTCTAGGCGTAGTACAATGGAAAGTATTCGTTTTGATGATGCCATTATCAGTAGTTCCGTGGATGATGACATGGAGATTAGTAGTATTTTACGAAGTCGCCTAGCGACAGTGGAAAAGGATCTCTGGATGATGCGTGAAGAGGCGGAAGAGCGTGAAACGCGTATGACTGAACTACTGAGGACACTCGATAAGACAGAATCAGAACTATCGACACGCATTAAGGAGGCTGAAGATGCACGAGATAGTCTAGCTGATGAACTTCAGGAGAAGACAAAACAAGCTGATGCCTTGTTTGAGCAGCAAAAGGGTGAAATTGAGAACTACAAACAAATGATTAGTGTCCTGGAGGATCGTCTCAATCGGGGTATTGATGAGAATGAAATTCTCTACAAGAAACTTCAGGATATTGAGAATTCGGGATCATCCAGCTTATGCAGTCTCAATAG GTACAAAATGAAGCGTGTGGATTCCCTCAGTGATCTCACGAATCTCAATGACATTGACCCATACGCCGTGGAGCGGGACACACTTGCGGATGAATATAGGGAGGTGAAGCATCGCTTTGAGAAGGCTGTCAATGAGATACGTTTAATGAAGAAGGAACTGAAGGAGtcacaaaatcaatttgatagCCTGGAGATAAGTTATGCCACCTTAAGGAATGATATTGAGCAAATAAAGAAGGATAAACATTCGCAGCTAACAATGATGGCAGCACGTATTCAGGATCTCACATTTAAGTACCTCTCAGCTGATCGGCAGAATCGTGTGTTGAAGCAGAAAATTGCCAAGACAGAGAAGAGGCGTTCGTTATCACTAAAGGGTAAGGATGCCTTTTCAATTCCCAAGGAATTTGAGGAGAAACTCACAGAGTTGGAGCAGaagattgataaaattgaagcaTCGAGTGAGACAAGTGTTGCACCCGGAGGAGAGCACAAGGGACGAATAAAGATGCGAAGGAAGAGTTTGGATGATGATGTGAATAGTGCTAAGCCCGTTGAGCAAATTGTGAGGCTCAATTCACTTGAGAGGCGTGTTAATAATTTTCGCACAAATCCAAAAGATACCTCAGTGGCGAGGAATAATCGGAAGATGTCTGAACATTCGGTGGATCGCTTGCGATGGCTTGAGGAAGTTATTGTCCTTGCCTTGTCACATGTGGAACAGAGTTTGAAGGTATTGCAGCAGGAGCAATCACCACCGATGTTTGGGATTGAGAAATCCCTTCAAGATGCCGTGGATGTGCTGAGGAGTGCATGCGAAAGCTGCCTGGGGGAGTCAAATGTTGCCGCTGAAGGTGagagagtgaagaaaattgtggaagACATGGAGGTGGAATTGCGTGAGAAGTTGACACAGCTCCTGCACCAACGGCAACATCTTCGGGCGTGTAGTCAATTGACGCATGAAGAGAACATGAAACTCCTAGCGGAGCGTGTTGCATACGAGAGTGTACTCTTTGGGAAGTTGCACAATGCCATCAGTGGAGCAGAAAGTCCCGCCAGCAGTGGTTGCAGCAATGAGCAGCATCTCATCTATGCAGAAGTCATGGAGACCGTTAGACTTATGGTTGCACTACGGAAGAAATTGAATGGGGAAGCTGAGGAGGTAGTAGCAATGACAAATCTCGGGGAATGCTGTACGGATGTCTTAACGAATATTCTCACCAAAAGGCTCCTTCTCACGGGGATGCGTTGTAGCGATAATGGGGAATGTAGTGTGCGGATTACCCTTCCGGAGGGTGTAATTGATGATCTTCGCCACCAACGGGAGGCTTTGCAGAGCCTCTTGGGGGATTTCAAGGGGCAAGCAATGGAAAAACTCGCCATTGGCTTAGCCCTTGAGACACTGGACAGTATTTCAAGCAATAATGCCATCAATGAGGCAAGTCAGGAAGCATGGCAGCATGCTCAAATGATTGTCAATGGGGAACTGATAAGGGCAGAAATTTCGCAAGTTTTCCGGAATTGTATGAATCAGTATTGTGTGCGAAAACCCACCAAGAGTGTGTTGATCACTCTCACGGAGACAAAATGCTTTGAACACTTTGCCGACACTGTTGGTATCTTCCTGCGCAATGAGGTGGATACAACACTGGCAGAATTGATGGTGAAGCACGAAGAGGCTCTCGAGAGGATTCAAAAGGGGGAAATTGAGAGGAAATCCCTTTCGCCTAATGGACGGAATCTCTTGATAAAACTCGCCGATATTTGTGCCCATCGAGCTATTATTGATGCACGAATAAGTGTCCTCAGTGGGGAATATACTGAACCACCGGTGGATGATATGATTCCCACGAGGGATACCACTGCATGCCCCCCCAAAGTCATTGATATTGCCAAATGTGAGGAACTCTTCTGCCAAATGGCCAAtgatttgatgaatttcaatgcAATTGATCTCTCAATGGAGGCCGATTGGAAATTCTTTGGGCGTCATGTGCGGAAATATGAGGATCATCCAGCAAAAAATGCCTCCACAATGACCGTTGGGGCTGATGTGAAGAATGTATCAACGGAATCCGATCTGCAGCCGTGTGAAGAGTGCGCGGGAACACGGGAGAAATTGCAGAATTTGGGGAAACAACATGAAGACAGTATAAATGACATATGCCAAAGCTATAGCTACACAGTGGAGGTGTTGAAGCAGAAATTGGAGGATGAGCAGAAgctcaatgagaattttaggtgtgaaaatatgaaaattatcaaTCAATTGAAAGAACTCACCAATAAACGCGATGCAAGGAAGACGGAATTGATGGAGATGACGGAGAAATTGAATGATATAAGTCACACGTATCGTGCAAAGAAGATTGACTGCCCACCTGAGAGTGATGTTGTGGACAGTCGAAGTCCACAGGAAGAGTAtgagagtgagaaaagtcaCTTGTTTCAGCTGGAAAAGCACCTCAAGGGTACTTCGGTCACTGATACAGATGGGAGTGTAATTGTGGCGGAAAAACAAGAAGAGGATAGTCTAAGGAAGCGCTATCAATCGGAAATTGAGCAATTGAGG GCACTCTGTGAAAAAGGACTTGTGGCAATGGAATCCTCCCATAGGCGTATTATTAGTGAATTGGAAAAGAAGCACCAACAAGAGCTACAGCAGATGCTTTGCGAGAAGGAACAAGCACTAGCTGAAGAGACACAG GCAACATTAGCAGCACTGGATGCAATGCGTAAAGCACATCAGAGTGAAGTACAGCGGGAAATTGCACGCTTTAAGCAGGACTTTATGAAGCAATTCCAAAAAGGTGGCTACAATACCATGGCGATGGAGCACAAGGAGAAAGA GCAAGAACTTGAGGAGGTGCGCCAAGAGATTCTGTCGCTGtcggaaaaattctcaatgaagtGCGTGGAAACGGCATCACTCgaggaaaaaattcaacatttaacACGACAGTTGTTTGCCTCCCAGCAGCAAGTTCAACAACTCAAATCGag ggaTTGCAAAATGGAATCTCACTTGCTTTCAATGAAAGATGAAAGGAAACTTGAAGAGTCCAAAAAT CATGAAGGTGAAAGCGCAGTACCGAATTATGCTAAACAGACAGGTGTTAATGAGAACACGGTAAtgcaaaaagcaaaagaaacaCATCCCAGATTGAAGAAGTTGAATGAAG GCATAAAATTAACTCCAGTGATTGGGCATGGATCGTCGGCGACACTGATACCACTGGAACGGATGAAGACAAAGGTGATATCAACAAGTAATTTGAGCCTTCGATTGAGTAGAAATCTCAGAGATTTATCGTCTAAATATAAGGGTGAGGTGGATGATAGCCGAAAGGCGGCGTCAATGAAGGATGCCGGAACGGTGGGAAATCCTCTCTGTTCGCCTCCTCCCTTAAATGAGAGGGACGCTGAGCAGCATGTTGTGAGGAGATTTGAATTAGAAATATAG
- the LOC129788382 gene encoding protein outspread isoform X2, translated as MSRSDCRKFSANIFNVSKCSHCFRQREEHSLAALECNRSTRKVTKCGYLFVAPDWDFINNPLYRTKRWQRRWFVLYDDGDLTYSVDEHPETIPQAVIDMSSVVEVTWAEEITGHLFSLAIRCPDKVTFVKGTCSEESNWWFNVLAAFPKIKVRTKRSTKLSSGGMYGNQDKARFSLPDVENQRSEEKVPSLGSKSIEEYFNKSTSRPTSLPISSNAPAIVSAIVKGTGKGVDLLDKASSPLITRRTSNHERGDPDGCNLDSETTANFMSESLIHDKKGWLMKLDSKTREWTKHWFTLRGAALFFYRDPNAEAKGVLDGVIDVNSLTEVIPVSVSRNYAFQLTTWEKNQITLSAMADSVRNDWIKLLKTVAGITTKTTEKPPGRTAYELIENTSLEKNILLTNKSDDLKSEIEKDLMKTQQRYKEKNRIFAINKNIIQTFKNQGGSLKATTGTPSKINYSSDEEYGTASEGRHPDSFGFVSPMSPSSPVIETKERTNSRSSSRAGRFNKRSLSSPPSSRRSTMESIRFDDAIISSSVDDDMEISSILRSRLATVEKDLWMMREEAEERETRMTELLRTLDKTESELSTRIKEAEDARDSLADELQEKTKQADALFEQQKGEIENYKQMISVLEDRLNRGIDENEILYKKLQDIENSGSSSLCSLNRYKMKRVDSLSDLTNLNDIDPYAVERDTLADEYREVKHRFEKAVNEIRLMKKELKESQNQFDSLEISYATLRNDIEQIKKDKHSQLTMMAARIQDLTFKYLSADRQNRVLKQKIAKTEKRRSLSLKGKDAFSIPKEFEEKLTELEQKIDKIEASSETSVAPGGEHKGRIKMRRKSLDDDVNSAKPVEQIVRLNSLERRVNNFRTNPKDTSVARNNRKMSEHSVDRLRWLEEVIVLALSHVEQSLKVLQQEQSPPMFGIEKSLQDAVDVLRSACESCLGESNVAAEGERVKKIVEDMEVELREKLTQLLHQRQHLRACSQLTHEENMKLLAERVAYESVLFGKLHNAISGAESPASSGCSNEQHLIYAEVMETVRLMVALRKKLNGEAEEVVAMTNLGECCTDVLTNILTKRLLLTGMRCSDNGECSVRITLPEGVIDDLRHQREALQSLLGDFKGQAMEKLAIGLALETLDSISSNNAINEASQEAWQHAQMIVNGELIRAEISQVFRNCMNQYCVRKPTKSVLITLTETKCFEHFADTVGIFLRNEVDTTLAELMVKHEEALERIQKGEIERKSLSPNGRNLLIKLADICAHRAIIDARISVLSGEYTEPPVDDMIPTRDTTACPPKVIDIAKCEELFCQMANDLMNFNAIDLSMEADWKFFGRHVRKYEDHPAKNASTMTVGADVKNVSTESDLQPCEECAGTREKLQNLGKQHEDSINDICQSYSYTVEVLKQKLEDEQKLNENFRCENMKIINQLKELTNKRDARKTELMEMTEKLNDISHTYRAKKIDCPPESDVVDSRSPQEEYESEKSHLFQLEKHLKGTSVTDTDGSVIVAEKQEEDSLRKRYQSEIEQLRALCEKGLVAMESSHRRIISELEKKHQQELQQMLCEKEQALAEETQATLAALDAMRKAHQSEVQREIARFKQDFMKQFQKGGYNTMAMEHKEKEQELEEVRQEILSLSEKFSMKCVETASLEEKIQHLTRQLFASQQQVQQLKSRDCKMESHLLSMKDERKLEESKNA; from the exons AGGTGGCAGCGTAGATGGTTTGTGTTGTACGACGATGGGGACTTAACATATTCCGTCGATGAACAT CCGGAAACAATTCCGCAGGCGGTCATTGATATGTCATCAGTTGTGGAGGTAACGTGGGCGGAGGAAATTACAGGGCATCTCTTCTCATTGGCCATAAGGTGTCCTGATAAGGTGACCTTTGTGAAGGGAACGTGCTCCGAAGAGTCAAATTGGTGGTTCAATGTCTTGGCGGCATTCCCAAAGATTAAAGTACGCACCAAGAGGAGCACAAAATTATCTAGCGGTGGAATGTATGGCAATCAAGATAAGG CTCGTTTTTCACTGCCCGATGTGGAGAATCAGCGTAGTGAGGAGAAAGTGCCTAGCTTAGGGAGTAAGAGTATTGAGGAGTATTTCAATAAATCCACAAGCCGTCCAACATCCCTTCCCATTTCGTCCAATGCCCCCGCAATTGTGTCGGCAATTGTCAAGGGAACTGGGAAGGGTGTAGATCTACTCGATAAAGCATCCAGTCCTCTTATTACGCGTCGTACGTCAAATCATGAGCGTGGGGATCCGGATGGGTGTAATTTGGATTCGGAAACAACGGCAAATTTCATGTCAGAGAGTCTCATACACGACAAAAAGGGGTGGCTCATGAAGTTGGATAGTAAGACGCGTGAATGGACTAAGCATTGGTTCACCCTACGTGGGGCAGCATTGTTCTTCTATCGTGACCCAAATGCCGAGGCTAAAGGTGTTCTCGATGGGGTAATTGATGTGAATAGCTTGACGGAAGTCATCCCTGTTTCTGTGTCCAGGAATTATGCCTTCCAACTCACAACTTGGGAGAAGAATCAGATAACTCTGTCAGCAATGGCGGATAGTGTGAGGAATGATTGgataaaattactaaaaaccGTAGCTGGGATTACAACAAAGACGACTGAGAAGCCCCCCGGTAGGACTGCGTATGAATTGATTGAGAATACAAGTCTGGAGAAGAATATTCTGCTGACGAATAAGAGTGATGATCTCAAGAGTGAAATTGAGAAGGATCTCATGAAGACACAGCAACGTTATAAGGAAAAGAATCGAATTTTTGCCATTAATAAGAATATCATTCAAACGTTTAAGAATCAAGGGGGATCACTTAAAGCAACAACGGGAACACCGTCGAAGATTAACTATTCATCTGATGAGGAATACGGAACAGCATCTGAGGGTCGGCATCCGGATAGTTTTGGCTTTGTGTCACCCATGTCACCGTCATCGCCGGTGATTGAAACCAAAGAGCGCACAAATTCACGATCGAGTTCACGAGCGGGACGTTTTAATAAGCGTAGCCTATCGTCACCACCAAGTTCTAGGCGTAGTACAATGGAAAGTATTCGTTTTGATGATGCCATTATCAGTAGTTCCGTGGATGATGACATGGAGATTAGTAGTATTTTACGAAGTCGCCTAGCGACAGTGGAAAAGGATCTCTGGATGATGCGTGAAGAGGCGGAAGAGCGTGAAACGCGTATGACTGAACTACTGAGGACACTCGATAAGACAGAATCAGAACTATCGACACGCATTAAGGAGGCTGAAGATGCACGAGATAGTCTAGCTGATGAACTTCAGGAGAAGACAAAACAAGCTGATGCCTTGTTTGAGCAGCAAAAGGGTGAAATTGAGAACTACAAACAAATGATTAGTGTCCTGGAGGATCGTCTCAATCGGGGTATTGATGAGAATGAAATTCTCTACAAGAAACTTCAGGATATTGAGAATTCGGGATCATCCAGCTTATGCAGTCTCAATAG GTACAAAATGAAGCGTGTGGATTCCCTCAGTGATCTCACGAATCTCAATGACATTGACCCATACGCCGTGGAGCGGGACACACTTGCGGATGAATATAGGGAGGTGAAGCATCGCTTTGAGAAGGCTGTCAATGAGATACGTTTAATGAAGAAGGAACTGAAGGAGtcacaaaatcaatttgatagCCTGGAGATAAGTTATGCCACCTTAAGGAATGATATTGAGCAAATAAAGAAGGATAAACATTCGCAGCTAACAATGATGGCAGCACGTATTCAGGATCTCACATTTAAGTACCTCTCAGCTGATCGGCAGAATCGTGTGTTGAAGCAGAAAATTGCCAAGACAGAGAAGAGGCGTTCGTTATCACTAAAGGGTAAGGATGCCTTTTCAATTCCCAAGGAATTTGAGGAGAAACTCACAGAGTTGGAGCAGaagattgataaaattgaagcaTCGAGTGAGACAAGTGTTGCACCCGGAGGAGAGCACAAGGGACGAATAAAGATGCGAAGGAAGAGTTTGGATGATGATGTGAATAGTGCTAAGCCCGTTGAGCAAATTGTGAGGCTCAATTCACTTGAGAGGCGTGTTAATAATTTTCGCACAAATCCAAAAGATACCTCAGTGGCGAGGAATAATCGGAAGATGTCTGAACATTCGGTGGATCGCTTGCGATGGCTTGAGGAAGTTATTGTCCTTGCCTTGTCACATGTGGAACAGAGTTTGAAGGTATTGCAGCAGGAGCAATCACCACCGATGTTTGGGATTGAGAAATCCCTTCAAGATGCCGTGGATGTGCTGAGGAGTGCATGCGAAAGCTGCCTGGGGGAGTCAAATGTTGCCGCTGAAGGTGagagagtgaagaaaattgtggaagACATGGAGGTGGAATTGCGTGAGAAGTTGACACAGCTCCTGCACCAACGGCAACATCTTCGGGCGTGTAGTCAATTGACGCATGAAGAGAACATGAAACTCCTAGCGGAGCGTGTTGCATACGAGAGTGTACTCTTTGGGAAGTTGCACAATGCCATCAGTGGAGCAGAAAGTCCCGCCAGCAGTGGTTGCAGCAATGAGCAGCATCTCATCTATGCAGAAGTCATGGAGACCGTTAGACTTATGGTTGCACTACGGAAGAAATTGAATGGGGAAGCTGAGGAGGTAGTAGCAATGACAAATCTCGGGGAATGCTGTACGGATGTCTTAACGAATATTCTCACCAAAAGGCTCCTTCTCACGGGGATGCGTTGTAGCGATAATGGGGAATGTAGTGTGCGGATTACCCTTCCGGAGGGTGTAATTGATGATCTTCGCCACCAACGGGAGGCTTTGCAGAGCCTCTTGGGGGATTTCAAGGGGCAAGCAATGGAAAAACTCGCCATTGGCTTAGCCCTTGAGACACTGGACAGTATTTCAAGCAATAATGCCATCAATGAGGCAAGTCAGGAAGCATGGCAGCATGCTCAAATGATTGTCAATGGGGAACTGATAAGGGCAGAAATTTCGCAAGTTTTCCGGAATTGTATGAATCAGTATTGTGTGCGAAAACCCACCAAGAGTGTGTTGATCACTCTCACGGAGACAAAATGCTTTGAACACTTTGCCGACACTGTTGGTATCTTCCTGCGCAATGAGGTGGATACAACACTGGCAGAATTGATGGTGAAGCACGAAGAGGCTCTCGAGAGGATTCAAAAGGGGGAAATTGAGAGGAAATCCCTTTCGCCTAATGGACGGAATCTCTTGATAAAACTCGCCGATATTTGTGCCCATCGAGCTATTATTGATGCACGAATAAGTGTCCTCAGTGGGGAATATACTGAACCACCGGTGGATGATATGATTCCCACGAGGGATACCACTGCATGCCCCCCCAAAGTCATTGATATTGCCAAATGTGAGGAACTCTTCTGCCAAATGGCCAAtgatttgatgaatttcaatgcAATTGATCTCTCAATGGAGGCCGATTGGAAATTCTTTGGGCGTCATGTGCGGAAATATGAGGATCATCCAGCAAAAAATGCCTCCACAATGACCGTTGGGGCTGATGTGAAGAATGTATCAACGGAATCCGATCTGCAGCCGTGTGAAGAGTGCGCGGGAACACGGGAGAAATTGCAGAATTTGGGGAAACAACATGAAGACAGTATAAATGACATATGCCAAAGCTATAGCTACACAGTGGAGGTGTTGAAGCAGAAATTGGAGGATGAGCAGAAgctcaatgagaattttaggtgtgaaaatatgaaaattatcaaTCAATTGAAAGAACTCACCAATAAACGCGATGCAAGGAAGACGGAATTGATGGAGATGACGGAGAAATTGAATGATATAAGTCACACGTATCGTGCAAAGAAGATTGACTGCCCACCTGAGAGTGATGTTGTGGACAGTCGAAGTCCACAGGAAGAGTAtgagagtgagaaaagtcaCTTGTTTCAGCTGGAAAAGCACCTCAAGGGTACTTCGGTCACTGATACAGATGGGAGTGTAATTGTGGCGGAAAAACAAGAAGAGGATAGTCTAAGGAAGCGCTATCAATCGGAAATTGAGCAATTGAGG GCACTCTGTGAAAAAGGACTTGTGGCAATGGAATCCTCCCATAGGCGTATTATTAGTGAATTGGAAAAGAAGCACCAACAAGAGCTACAGCAGATGCTTTGCGAGAAGGAACAAGCACTAGCTGAAGAGACACAG GCAACATTAGCAGCACTGGATGCAATGCGTAAAGCACATCAGAGTGAAGTACAGCGGGAAATTGCACGCTTTAAGCAGGACTTTATGAAGCAATTCCAAAAAGGTGGCTACAATACCATGGCGATGGAGCACAAGGAGAAAGA GCAAGAACTTGAGGAGGTGCGCCAAGAGATTCTGTCGCTGtcggaaaaattctcaatgaagtGCGTGGAAACGGCATCACTCgaggaaaaaattcaacatttaacACGACAGTTGTTTGCCTCCCAGCAGCAAGTTCAACAACTCAAATCGag ggaTTGCAAAATGGAATCTCACTTGCTTTCAATGAAAGATGAAAGGAAACTTGAAGAGTCCAAAAAT GCATAA